A part of Bacteroidota bacterium genomic DNA contains:
- a CDS encoding DNA topoisomerase IV subunit B, with amino-acid sequence MTAVYSEDTIQTLEWNEHIRRRPGMYIGKLGDGSSQDDGIYILIKEVIDNSIDEYMMGFGRKIDINISDHKVTVRDYGRGVPLGKVKDVASRMNTGAKYDSKVFKKSVGLNGVGIKAVNALSSSFKIQSFREGQVMSVDFTGGKLLNESLEKCNGNPNGTLITFMPDELLFGNYRFISEYVENLIRNYVFLNSGLTINFNGSVYYSKNGLLDLLNENMSSPGLYPIIYLKGEDIEVAITHGEQYGEEYYSFVNGQHTVQGGTHLTAFREAFVKTIREFYKKDFDAADIRASIVAAVSIKVEEPVFESQTKTKLGSKDMSPDGISVSKFINDFIKENLDNYLHKNSETADILLHKIQDSEKERKAISGIQKLARERAKKVSLHNRKLRDCRIHYDSNDERRLESTIFITEGDSASGSITKSRDVNTQAVFSLRGKPLNTFGLTKKVVYENEEFNLLQAALNIEDGMDNLRYNNVVVATDADVDGMHIRLLMITFFLQFFPDLIKNGHLYILQTPLFRVRNKKETIYTYSQEEKESAIKKLGANVEITRFKGLGEISPDEFQYFIGADIRLDPVRLKKTDGVHSMLEFYMGKNTPERQGFIIDNLKIEEDLVEEESSK; translated from the coding sequence ATGACTGCTGTATATTCAGAAGATACTATTCAAACCCTGGAATGGAATGAACATATCCGCCGCCGCCCCGGAATGTATATCGGCAAGCTGGGTGACGGCTCTTCCCAGGATGATGGTATCTATATATTAATTAAGGAAGTAATCGACAATTCCATTGATGAATACATGATGGGATTTGGCAGGAAGATTGACATCAATATCTCCGACCACAAAGTGACCGTCAGGGATTATGGCCGTGGTGTGCCTTTGGGAAAAGTGAAAGATGTGGCTTCCAGGATGAATACCGGGGCTAAATATGATTCTAAGGTTTTTAAAAAATCGGTTGGGTTGAATGGCGTGGGTATCAAGGCTGTCAATGCTTTGTCGTCCAGTTTTAAAATCCAGTCATTCCGCGAGGGACAGGTTATGTCTGTTGATTTCACAGGCGGAAAACTGCTGAACGAGTCGCTCGAAAAATGTAACGGTAATCCTAATGGCACGCTGATCACATTTATGCCTGATGAACTGCTCTTTGGAAATTACCGTTTTATCTCGGAATATGTGGAAAATCTGATCCGCAACTATGTCTTTCTGAATTCTGGCCTGACCATTAATTTTAATGGTTCGGTTTATTATTCCAAGAATGGATTGCTCGACCTGCTTAACGAAAACATGAGCTCTCCCGGCTTATATCCCATCATCTATCTGAAGGGCGAAGATATTGAAGTGGCCATTACACATGGAGAACAATATGGGGAAGAATATTATTCCTTTGTCAACGGCCAGCATACGGTTCAGGGCGGGACGCACCTGACAGCCTTCCGCGAAGCCTTTGTAAAGACTATCCGTGAATTTTATAAAAAGGATTTTGATGCAGCCGATATCCGGGCTTCAATCGTGGCTGCTGTGAGCATAAAGGTTGAAGAACCTGTTTTTGAATCCCAGACAAAAACCAAACTGGGGAGCAAGGACATGTCTCCCGACGGGATTTCGGTCAGCAAATTTATCAACGATTTCATCAAGGAAAACCTGGATAATTATTTGCACAAAAATTCGGAAACCGCGGATATCCTGCTTCATAAGATTCAGGATTCTGAAAAAGAAAGGAAAGCTATTTCCGGAATACAAAAGTTAGCCCGCGAAAGGGCGAAGAAAGTCAGTTTACACAACCGTAAATTACGCGATTGCCGTATTCATTATGATTCGAATGATGAACGGCGGCTTGAGTCCACTATATTTATTACCGAGGGTGATTCGGCCAGCGGAAGTATCACCAAATCAAGGGATGTGAATACACAGGCCGTGTTCAGCCTCAGGGGCAAGCCACTCAATACTTTCGGGCTCACCAAAAAGGTGGTTTATGAAAATGAGGAATTCAACCTCCTGCAGGCTGCCCTCAATATTGAAGACGGGATGGATAACCTGCGTTACAACAATGTGGTGGTTGCTACCGATGCCGATGTGGACGGTATGCACATCCGGCTGTTGATGATTACTTTTTTCCTCCAGTTTTTCCCTGACCTGATTAAAAACGGGCACTTGTATATTTTGCAAACGCCCTTGTTCAGGGTTAGGAATAAGAAGGAGACTATTTATACCTATTCCCAGGAGGAAAAGGAATCGGCGATAAAGAAGCTGGGTGCCAATGTGGAAATAACCCGTTTTAAAGGATTGGGGGAGATCTCCCCGGATGAATTCCAGTATTTTATTGGAGCCGATATCCGGCTTGATCCCGTGCGTCTGAAAAAGACTGACGGAGTACATTCCATGCTCGAATTTTATATGGGGAAAAATACTCCGGAACGGCAGGGGTTTATTATTGATAATTTGAAAATCGAAGAAGATTTGGTTGAAGAAGAAAGCTCAAAATAG
- a CDS encoding DNA gyrase/topoisomerase IV subunit A encodes MNDENNNIENTENAAEKPENTPESEVTEGVLAEGGGEHGPDDLKKISLLSGMYQDWFLEYASYVILERAVPHIEDGLKPVQRRILHSMKRMDDGRYNKVANIVGHTMQFHPHGDASIGDALVQLGQKELLVDAQGNWGNILTGDSAAAPRYIEARLSKFALEVVFNPKTTQWQLSYDGRNKEPVTLPVKFPLLLNLGVEGIAVGLASKILPHNFNELIDASIDYLKGKEFQIFPDFPTGGMIDVSKYNDGIRGGVVKVRARIKQFDKKTLVITEIPYGTTTGSLIDSIAKASEKGKIKIKKIDDNTAQNVEILIHLAAGVSPDKTIDALYAFTDCESPISPNCCVIKESRPCFIGVSEILRYSTDRTVELLTSELQIRMTELEDDWHMSSLEKIFIENHIYNDIENCETWESVISTIDSGLEPFKKLLRRKVVTEDIVKLTEIKIKRISKFDAKKADEYIKGLESEMEVVRYNLDHIIDYAIDYFKGIKKKYGAGKERKTEIRSFETIVATQVVEANEKLYVNRDEGFAGTGLKKDEYVCDCSDIDDIIAFKKDGTYLMSKVAEKSFLGKNILHIAVYNKNDNRTIYNVIYRDGYNGNIMVKRTAVTGLTRDKEYNITKGTKGSEILYFSISPNGEKEVIKVYLKPRPRLKNLIFEFDFGTLAVKGRNSMGNILSRYSIHKIVLLEKGKTEVAGQQIWFDSDVKRLNIDGRGDLLGEFNKEDKILILTASGSYRLYTYDLENHFEEDLLKIEKFDPGKVYTAIYFDATQKYYYLKRFNLEPTNELTSFIDDNPNSNLIRISEEKYPCFKIIFKGKHAKRDPELVDADAFITIKGFKAKGKRLTTFDVKKIEEVEPLEKEEPEPEEPEDNNDEGEDLGEPPDFSKDDGNASQMSLEI; translated from the coding sequence ATGAACGACGAAAATAACAACATAGAGAATACTGAAAATGCTGCTGAGAAACCTGAAAATACTCCGGAAAGTGAAGTAACAGAAGGTGTTTTGGCAGAAGGTGGCGGAGAACATGGTCCGGATGACCTGAAGAAAATCTCCCTGCTTTCTGGCATGTATCAGGACTGGTTTTTGGAATATGCTTCCTACGTGATTCTGGAAAGGGCTGTTCCTCATATAGAGGATGGTTTGAAGCCTGTGCAGAGGCGTATCCTCCATTCTATGAAACGTATGGATGACGGGCGCTACAATAAGGTGGCCAATATTGTCGGCCATACCATGCAGTTCCATCCTCACGGCGATGCTTCCATTGGCGATGCCCTGGTTCAGCTTGGACAGAAAGAATTGCTTGTCGATGCCCAGGGTAACTGGGGCAATATTCTGACCGGTGATTCGGCTGCAGCTCCCCGGTACATTGAAGCCCGCCTTTCCAAATTTGCGCTGGAGGTGGTTTTTAATCCCAAAACCACGCAATGGCAGCTTTCTTACGATGGACGGAACAAGGAGCCGGTTACCCTGCCTGTTAAATTCCCTCTTCTGCTGAATCTGGGCGTTGAAGGTATTGCTGTAGGCCTGGCTTCTAAAATTCTTCCCCATAATTTTAATGAGCTGATTGATGCTTCCATTGATTATCTGAAAGGAAAAGAATTCCAGATTTTTCCGGATTTTCCTACTGGCGGTATGATTGATGTATCAAAATATAATGACGGGATCAGGGGAGGAGTAGTTAAAGTCAGGGCGCGCATCAAGCAATTTGATAAGAAAACCCTGGTTATTACTGAAATTCCTTATGGCACTACCACCGGAAGTCTTATAGATTCAATTGCCAAAGCCAGTGAGAAGGGTAAGATCAAAATCAAGAAAATTGACGATAATACTGCTCAAAATGTTGAAATCCTTATTCATTTGGCAGCAGGGGTTTCGCCCGACAAGACCATTGATGCCCTTTATGCTTTTACTGATTGCGAAAGCCCGATATCACCCAATTGTTGTGTGATTAAGGAAAGCAGACCTTGCTTTATCGGTGTTAGCGAAATTCTTAGGTATTCGACCGACCGTACCGTCGAGTTGCTTACCAGCGAATTGCAGATAAGGATGACTGAACTGGAAGACGATTGGCACATGTCATCCCTGGAAAAAATATTTATCGAAAATCATATTTATAATGATATTGAAAATTGCGAAACCTGGGAATCCGTAATCTCTACCATCGACAGCGGGCTTGAACCCTTTAAAAAACTTCTCCGCCGTAAAGTGGTGACGGAAGATATAGTCAAACTTACAGAGATCAAGATTAAACGGATTTCCAAGTTCGATGCGAAAAAGGCCGATGAATATATCAAGGGGCTTGAATCCGAGATGGAAGTGGTGAGATATAACCTTGATCATATTATTGACTATGCCATTGATTATTTCAAAGGAATAAAGAAAAAATACGGTGCAGGCAAGGAAAGAAAAACCGAGATCCGTAGCTTTGAAACCATTGTGGCTACTCAGGTTGTTGAGGCTAATGAAAAACTTTATGTCAACAGGGATGAGGGATTTGCCGGTACAGGCCTGAAAAAAGACGAGTACGTTTGCGATTGCTCGGATATTGATGATATTATTGCCTTTAAAAAGGATGGGACTTATTTGATGTCCAAGGTTGCAGAAAAATCATTCCTTGGGAAAAACATTCTTCATATTGCAGTTTATAATAAGAATGATAATCGGACCATTTATAATGTGATTTACCGGGATGGGTACAACGGGAACATCATGGTGAAACGTACCGCTGTTACAGGACTGACGCGGGATAAAGAATATAACATAACCAAAGGGACTAAAGGTTCTGAAATATTGTATTTTAGTATTAGTCCAAATGGCGAAAAAGAAGTCATAAAGGTTTACCTGAAGCCGCGTCCCCGTCTGAAAAATTTAATATTTGAATTCGATTTTGGAACTCTGGCCGTGAAAGGACGGAATTCGATGGGTAATATTCTCAGCCGTTACTCTATCCATAAAATTGTTTTGCTCGAAAAAGGGAAAACAGAAGTTGCTGGCCAGCAGATCTGGTTTGATTCTGACGTGAAGCGTCTTAATATCGACGGGCGGGGAGATTTATTGGGAGAATTTAATAAGGAGGATAAAATATTAATTCTAACCGCCTCGGGCAGTTACCGCTTGTATACTTATGATCTGGAAAATCATTTTGAAGAAGATTTGCTCAAAATTGAAAAATTTGATCCGGGAAAGGTTTACACAGCCATTTATTTTGATGCTACCCAGAAATATTATTATCTGAAACGGTTTAATCTTGAACCCACTAATGAGTTGACCAGTTTTATTGATGATAATCCTAATTCCAACCTGATTCGTATAAGTGAAGAAAAGTACCCCTGTTTCAAAATAATCTTCAAAGGTAAACATGCCAAACGCGATCCCGAACTGGTTGACGCTGATGCTTTTATAACTATCAAGGGATTTAAGGCCAAAGGGAAAAGGCTGACTACTTTTGATGTGAAAAAGATCGAAGAAGTTGAACCTTTGGAAAAAGAGGAACCGGAGCCTGAAGAACCGGAAGATAACAATGATGAGGGCGAAGACTTGGGCGAACCGCCTGATTTTTCCAAGGATGACGGAAATGCCTCACAAATGTCGCTGGAAATATAG
- a CDS encoding head GIN domain-containing protein produces the protein MKTQIFLIFFAMAILSCSCADISTVTGNGHTTITKRTVPSYKGISISGGVDLYITQGDSEKVEVRVDENLQPMIKTEVNDGILNVYLARGILFKMSKARVNITVKTLSKISCSGGSDVFTNNMLSVPELSVEASGGSDAKLSIQTEKFNGNATGGSDIYLKGATKFFDCSASGGSDIHAKELMVETAKVDVSGGSDVHLHITKQLNASASGGSDVYYSGNPQLKNVEKSGGSDVIAE, from the coding sequence ATGAAGACACAAATATTTTTAATCTTTTTTGCAATGGCGATTTTATCTTGTTCCTGTGCCGACATTTCAACAGTTACGGGGAATGGCCATACAACAATAACTAAAAGGACAGTTCCTTCTTACAAAGGGATAAGTATTAGCGGGGGTGTTGACTTATATATCACTCAGGGAGATTCTGAAAAAGTGGAAGTCCGGGTTGACGAAAACCTTCAGCCTATGATTAAAACTGAAGTAAATGACGGGATATTGAATGTTTATCTTGCCCGCGGCATCCTTTTTAAGATGAGCAAGGCGAGAGTAAATATTACTGTCAAAACTCTTTCTAAAATCAGTTGTTCAGGAGGTTCTGACGTCTTTACCAACAATATGCTGTCCGTTCCGGAATTATCGGTTGAAGCCAGCGGAGGAAGTGATGCCAAGCTTAGCATTCAGACTGAAAAATTTAATGGCAATGCCACGGGTGGATCGGATATCTATCTGAAAGGTGCAACAAAATTTTTTGATTGTTCTGCTTCCGGTGGAAGCGATATACATGCTAAAGAGTTAATGGTAGAAACTGCAAAAGTTGATGTTTCCGGAGGTTCGGATGTGCATCTGCATATAACCAAACAGTTGAATGCCAGTGCCAGTGGCGGTTCTGATGTTTATTACAGCGGTAACCCCCAGTTAAAAAATGTAGAAAAATCCGGAGGTTCTGATGTGATTGCCGAATAA